The Candidatus Omnitrophota bacterium region CCTTGGTGGAGAACTGCGGCCCTTCCATATTTATGTACGTCCCTCCGAGGTGCATGGCCGCTCCGGCGGCCTTGCCGGCTTCATACAGCTCCTTCGAAAGCTCCGCGCAGACCGGCTCGGCGAACGGGATGTGCGCCACTATCCCATCACCGAAGAACGTCATCCTGCGCGCCTGGTTCGTCCTGTCTACGAACTGGTCGGGTATGACTATATCGAGCGGTTTCAGTTCCTTCTTCAGACTGCCGCAAGCGGATACCGATATTATGCGCTCAACCCCGAGTTTCTTCATCCCGTATATATTGGCACAGTAGTTGATCTCCGTAGGCAATATACTGTGGCCTTTGCCATGCCGGGCCAGGAAGACGACGTCCTTCCCTTCAAACTTGCCGGTCACGAAATCGCCGGACGGCCTGCCGAACGGCGTGGTGACCTTCACCCTCTTCAGGTCCTTTATACCGTCTATATGATATACCCCGCTTCCGCCTATTATGCCTATCTTTCCCATCATCTCATTCTCCTTTTAACCTAACCTCGCCGCGATGCCAAAAAGCGTGCTTACCAGAAATAATTTCAGGAACCATACGGCGATCAGCGCAAATATCGGAGAGATGTCTATCCCCACCGTGTAAATGGGGAATATCTTCCTGAACGGCTGTAATATCGGCTCCGTCGTCTTATAAAGGAACTGGACTATGGGATTGAACGGGTCCGGGTTCACCCAGCTTATAAGGGCCCTTATGATTATGAGCCAATTCGCTATGGTGAGGGCGTAATCCGTTATCGTCGCCAGCGCAGCTATGAAGTTGCCTAATATGAACATCCTTATGCTCCTTTGAGTTTGGAGTAAACTTTAGATATCTCCTTTGAGCGCTTGCAGGCTGCCTTGACCGCCGCCTTTATGATCGCCTTGAATTTTTTCGATCCGAAGACCTTGAAGGCGGCTTCCGTCGTCCCGCCCTTAGAGGCCACTTTTTTGCTCAGATCACCGGGACTCTCTTTAAGCACCTCCACCAGTCTCGAGCTGCCTGCGGCCGTCTTGCGCACCAGGGCTCCGGCTGTATGCTCATCCAGTCCGAGCTCTGCGGCCGCTTCCATAAGCGCTTCCATCATATAGAAAAAGTAGGCGGGGCCGCTGCCGCTCAAGGCCGTGACCGCGTCCATTAGACCCTCATCCACCTCAACGACATCGCCGACGGCCGAGAATATCTCTTTGGCCGTCTTCATATCCTCGGCGCCTGCCGAGGGCCCCGCGCTTATGGCGGAGATCCCCTCGCCTATAGTTGCGGCCATATTGGGCATGACCCTTATCACCGGTATCCCCTTACCGACCATCTGTCCTATATAGTCCGTGGTGATACCTGCCGCGATCGATATCAAGAGCTTATCTTTGGATACGGCGCGGCGTATATCCTCATAGAGTATCTTTTCGAGATCTTTCGGCTTCACCGCAAGTATAACGACATCGGAATGGCTCACCAGATACGCGTTGTCTATCCCGGTCGCTACGCCGTACTTTGCCTTGATGGAATCTCTCCTGGCAGGGTCTGCGTCGCTTGCTATCAACAGCCCGGGGTCTGCCACGGCGGCCGAAAGTTTCCGTATCATCGCCTCGCCCATATTGCCGCATCCGATCATGCCTATCTTCTTGTCGATCATATTCAATCCTTAAATATCGCGCGCCCCACTCTGATCATCGTCGCGCCCTCTTCGATAGCGACCTCGAGGTCGCCGGTCATACCCATTGATAATTCGGGTATAGGGTATGGGGTATAGGGTATAGAGTTTATAGTATCGCGCAGTTCCCTGAGTTTTCTGAAATATGGCCTGACCGTCTCCGGGTCATCGACTTCGGGGGCGATCGTCATCAGTCCCTTAATATTAATATTTTGACATAGAGAGATATCTTTAAACAGACCCGCGACTTCGTCCGGCCCTATCCCGAATTTGGTCGATTCGCCGGAAGTATTGACCTGGATCAGGACGTCCTGCACCTTGCCGATCCTCTCCGATTCCCTGTCGATAGCCCTGGCAAGCCGGGCGCTATCTACGGAATGTATGAGAGAGAATATCCTGACCGCGTCCTTCACCTTATTCGTCTGCAGGTGGCCGACCATATGCCATACGGCCCTGTCACCTATCACCTTATATTTAATCGAGGCGTCAGGTACGCGGTTCTCCCCTATATCCCTCACGCCGAGGCCCAGCACTTCTTCGATCTCGCCCGGGCCGACTTCCTTGGTGACGCATACGAGCCGGACGTCCTCTTCAAGTCTCCCGGATTTTACGCAAGCGCTTATGATCCTTTGTGTTACGATTTCGAGGTTACCGGCTATCGTGCCCATTTTGAGAGGATACGATATCACAAAGGGTCGGAAAAGTCAATGCAATTAAGAGCTATCAGCTATCAGCTATCAGCTATCAGCTATCAGCTATCAGCTATCAGCTATCAGCTAAAATAAAAGCTGACGGCTGAAAGCTAAAATATTGGGAATATTTTGCAAGTACGGAAGGGCTAGAAGTAGTTGTTGAATATATCGACGACTTTGTCGGATAGACGGCG contains the following coding sequences:
- the proC gene encoding pyrroline-5-carboxylate reductase; the protein is MIDKKIGMIGCGNMGEAMIRKLSAAVADPGLLIASDADPARRDSIKAKYGVATGIDNAYLVSHSDVVILAVKPKDLEKILYEDIRRAVSKDKLLISIAAGITTDYIGQMVGKGIPVIRVMPNMAATIGEGISAISAGPSAGAEDMKTAKEIFSAVGDVVEVDEGLMDAVTALSGSGPAYFFYMMEALMEAAAELGLDEHTAGALVRKTAAGSSRLVEVLKESPGDLSKKVASKGGTTEAAFKVFGSKKFKAIIKAAVKAACKRSKEISKVYSKLKGA
- a CDS encoding YggT family protein, whose product is MFILGNFIAALATITDYALTIANWLIIIRALISWVNPDPFNPIVQFLYKTTEPILQPFRKIFPIYTVGIDISPIFALIAVWFLKLFLVSTLFGIAARLG
- the mtnP gene encoding S-methyl-5'-thioadenosine phosphorylase, coding for MMGKIGIIGGSGVYHIDGIKDLKRVKVTTPFGRPSGDFVTGKFEGKDVVFLARHGKGHSILPTEINYCANIYGMKKLGVERIISVSACGSLKKELKPLDIVIPDQFVDRTNQARRMTFFGDGIVAHIPFAEPVCAELSKELYEAGKAAGAAMHLGGTYINMEGPQFSTKAESKLYRSWGMDIIGMTNMGEAKVAREAEICYATLACITDYDCWYLDESQETVSIEMIIQNLMKNVDMSKSILRKVLRRLGGKRSCGCGSALANSIVTRSGDIPAKTKKKLGLIIGKYVK
- a CDS encoding YggS family pyridoxal phosphate-dependent enzyme; translated protein: MGTIAGNLEIVTQRIISACVKSGRLEEDVRLVCVTKEVGPGEIEEVLGLGVRDIGENRVPDASIKYKVIGDRAVWHMVGHLQTNKVKDAVRIFSLIHSVDSARLARAIDRESERIGKVQDVLIQVNTSGESTKFGIGPDEVAGLFKDISLCQNINIKGLMTIAPEVDDPETVRPYFRKLRELRDTINSIPYTPYPIPELSMGMTGDLEVAIEEGATMIRVGRAIFKD